In the Purpureocillium takamizusanense chromosome 5, complete sequence genome, one interval contains:
- the MSW1 gene encoding Tryptophan--tRNA ligase (COG:J~EggNog:ENOG503NUPK): MQRAVASKTLPRARVVFSGIQPTGVPHLGNYVGALQQWLRLQHQEKPDTKLIYSIVDLHAITTPQNPHTLKRHKREALAALLAIGIDPDRCTLFYQSSVPAHSELMWILSCTASVGYLSRMTQWKQKLSLSPTSHIEDQPVSSRLKLGLFAYPVLQAADVLVHRATHVPVGHDQAQHLEFARECATNFNHAYGPCLVQPETMIPPVHRIMSLTDPTAKMSKSHKSERSRILITDTPDEIRAKISSALTDSHVGISYDIATRPGISNLLDILSIFDAQQRTPSELADAYSQTHPRQFKGMMADSVIQGLHGIRSRFLELLDSDSTYLDYVEAQGARKARENAEETMEVVRSAIGL, from the exons AtgcagcgcgccgtcgcgagCAAGACGTTGCCCCGGGCCCGGGTCGTCTTCTCGGGCATACAGCCCACGGGCGTGCCCCATCTCGGCAACTATGTCGGCGCACTGCAGCAATGGCTTCGCCTGCAGCACCAGGAGAAGCCCGACACCAAGCTGATATACTCCATAGTCGATCTTCATGCCATCACCACGCCGCAGAACCCCCACACACTCAAGAGGCACAAGAGAGAGGCATTGGCAGCCCTGCTAGCCATAGGCATTGACCCGGATCGCTGCACCCTGTTCTATCAGTCCTCA GTCCCGGCGCATTCGGAGCTCATGTGGATACTCTCCTGCACGGCATCTGTTGGGTATTTGTCGAGAATGACACAATGGAAG CAAAAGCTCAGCCTTTCGCCTACCTCCCACATCGAGGACCAGCCCGTCAGCTCCCGCCTGAAACTGGGGCTGTTTGCCTATCCCGTCCTCCAGGCTGCCGATGTCCTTGTCCATCG AGCAACACACGTACCCGTCGGTCACGACCAGGCTCAACACCTTGAATTCGCGCGCGAGTGCGCTACAAACTTCAACCATGCCTATGGACCCTGTCTTGTGCAACCAGAAACCATGATTC CACCCGTACATCGCATCATGTCGCTCACAGACCCAACCGCCAAAATGTCAAAGTCGCACAAGAGCGAGCGCTCGCGCATTTTAATCACGGACACACCAGACGAGATTCGTGCCAAAATCTCCTCCGCACTCACCGACTCTCACGTTGGCATCTCATACGACATAGCCACCAGGCCCGGCATCTCCAATTTGCTCGACATCCTGTCAATCTTCGACGCACAGCAGCGCACTCCCTCGGAACTGGCTGACGCCTACAGTCAGACTCATCCTCGTCAGTTCAAAGGGATGATGGCGGATTCTGTCATCCAAGGTCTCCATGGCATCAGGAGCCGCttccttgagctgctggaTAGCGACAGCACCTACCTTGACTATGTCGAGGCGCAAGGCGCGCGCAAGGCGAGAGAAAACGCGGAAGAGACAATGGAGGTGGTCAGGTCCGCTATAGGTCTTTGA
- a CDS encoding Xaa-Pro aminopeptidase (COG:E~MEROPS:MER0016544~EggNog:ENOG503NU3T) produces the protein MLSRLATASIRLATATRHPLQPRTVHTGLRLYTTAMAKVDTSSRLSKLRALMEERSVHVYIVPSEDSHSSEYIADCDARREFISGFTGSAGCAVVTLQAAALATDGRYFNQASKQLDDNWTLLKQGLQDVPTWQEWAAEQSTGGKTVAVDPTLLAGPAAKKLAEQVRKAGGSDLVALDDNLVDLAWADGRPSRPRLAVKVLPDNVAGKSVQAKIADLRQELAKKSCPGFFVSMLDEVAWLFNLRGSDIPYNPVFFSYATVTPHAATLYIDESKLDEGCKSHLVANDVTVRPYEAFFPDARNLQAEVSEKNKAAGAAAPQVFLMSNKGSWALQRALGGEGSVEEVRSPIGDSKAIKNETEMEGMRACHVRDGAALIEYFAWLEDQLVNKKAPLDEVEAADKLEQLRSKKEHFVGLSFPTISSTGPNAAIIHYGPERGSCATIDPGSVYLCDSGAQFLDGTTDTTRTLHFGKPTEAERRAYTLVLKGVIGLDTAVFPKGTSGFALDCLARQHLWVSLPVGGYHTCTRSQSTRHRDVIADVYQRNGLDYRHGTGHGVGSYLNVHEGPIGIGTRVQYTEVPLAPGNVLSNEPGYYEDGKFGIRIENIMMVKEVKTEQCFGDKPYLGFEHVTMVPYCRNLMDTSLLTSAEKDWVNAYNAEILAKTKTFFESDPLTMAWLTRETQPLE, from the exons ATGCTATCGCGCCTGGCCACCGCCTCGATCCGACTCGCAACTGCCACGAGACACCCCTTGCAGCCTCGTACTGTCCACACCGGCCTTCGTCTGTACACtacggccatggccaaggtcgaCACCTCGTCTCGGCTTTCCAAGCTGAGGGCGTTGATGGAAGAGCGCAGCGTTCATGTGTACA TCGTGCCGTCCGAGGATAGCCATAGCTCCGAGTACATCGCCGACTGCGATGCCCGGCGCGAGTTTATATCGGGCTTTACCGGCTCTGCAGGTTGTGCGGTTGTGACCctccaagccgccgccctggccaccGATGGGCGCTACTTCAACCAGGCCTCCAAGCAGCTTGATGATAACTGGACCCTGCTCAAGCAAGGGCTCCAGGACGTCCCGACGTGGCAGGAATGGGCCGCCGAGCAGTCGACCGGTGGAAAGACTGTTGCCGTCGATCCCACCCTTCTCGCTGGGCCCGCTGCCAAGAAGCTTGCGGAGCAGGTTCGCAAGGCTGGCGGCTCTGACCTTGTAGCCCTCGATGATAATCTGGTTGACCTTGCCTGGGCTGACGGTCGGCCCTCGCGCCCCCGTCTGGCCGTCAAAGTCCTTCCCGACAACGTTGCCGGGAAATCAGTACAGGCCAAGATCGCCGATCTCCGccaggagctggccaagaagagcTGTCCCGGCTTCTTCGTTTCCATGCTTGACGAGGTGGCGTGGCTTTTCAACCTCCGCGGAAGCGACATCCCTTATAATCCCGTTTTTTTCTCCTATGCTACTGTCACCCCGCATGCGGCGACCCTCTACATTGACGAATCCAAACTCGACGAAGGATGCAAGTCGCATCTGGTCGCTAACGATGTTACCGTGCGTCCTTACGAAGCATTTTTTCCCGACGCCCGAAATTTACAAGCCGAGGTCAGCGAGAAGAACAAGGCCGCGGGTGCGGCAGCACCTCAGGTGTTTCTCATGTCGAACAAAGGCTCGTGGGCACTGCAGAGAGCTCTTGGAGGTGAGGGCTCAGTGGAGGAAGTCAGAAGCCCCATCGGAGACTCAAAAGCCATCAAAAACGAGACCGAGATGGAGGGTATGCGGGCATGTCATGTGAGGGACGGCGCAGCTCTCATCGAATATTTCGCGTGGCTGGAGGATCAGCTCGTGAATAAGAAAGCTCCgcttgacgaggtcgaggctgccgacaaGCTGGAACAGTTACGATCCAAGAAAGAACACTTTGTCGGCCTATCCTTTCCTACAATCTCATCTACAGGACCCAA CGCGGCAATCATACACTATGGCCCAGAAAGGGGAAGCTGTGCAACAATCGACCCCGGGAGTGTGTATCTCTGTGACTCCGGAGCGCAGTTTCTGGATGGCACAACCGACACGACCCGAACGCTGCATTTCGGGAAGCCAACAGAAGCTGAGAGGAGGGCGTATACTCTCGTGCTCAAGGGTGTCATTGGTCTCGACACGGCAGTCTTTCCCAAGGGCACTTCCGGTTTTGCGCTGGATTGTCTTGCCCGCCAGCATTTATGGGTGAGTCTTCCGGTCGGCGGCTACCACACATGCACCCGCTCGCAAAGTACGCGACATCGCGATGTGATCGCTGACGTTTATCAGAGAAACGGCTTGGATTATCGACACGGCACGGGCCACGGTGTAGGCTCGTACCTCAACGTCCACGAGGGGCCAATTGGCATCGGCACCCGAGTACAATACACCGAGGTCCCGCTGGCGCCCGGGAACGTCCTCTCCAATGAGCCGGGTTATTACGAGGATGGCAAGTTTGGAATCCGCATTGAGAACATCATGATGGTTAAGGAGGTCAAGACGGAGCAGTGCTTTGGCGACAAGCCTTATCTTGGGTTCGAGCACGTCACCATGGTGCCTTATTGCCGGAATTTGATGGACA